Proteins encoded within one genomic window of Thermosipho affectus:
- the purF gene encoding amidophosphoribosyltransferase, with product MCGIAGVWNVDDSYNILHDILLGLQHRGQESTGIVIEGFKFLKMQGLVSQVLTKENYINGRSGIGHVRYSTFGENSEIQPLMGLTSKGKFAIAHNGNIPDAKIRMKSLVEKGAVFNTTIDSEVFLHYISLAPYSDPKLSIQWSLSRIPGAYSIVILTDSMLIAARDSYGFRPLFYGKFKGGFVVSSEDSALTALGAKEITEIVPGEMVIFSDMGLDKVKFATTKMRFCAFEYIYFSRPDSNFYYGNVHKARFKMGGILYRESQMTGDIVIPILDSGFSGALGFSLASKIPIELGLMRNRYLGRSFIMPENREEIIKRKLIPIPQVVKNKEVIVIDDSIVRGTTMKQIVKMLRESGAKKVKVGIHSPPVIGPCPYGIDTSRKNELIANQKEIEEIIKEINADELYYLSIDGLKEAIGGDKLCLGCLNLNYPI from the coding sequence ATGTGCGGGATAGCAGGTGTTTGGAATGTAGATGATTCTTATAACATTTTACATGATATTTTATTAGGTCTTCAACACAGAGGGCAAGAAAGCACGGGGATTGTCATTGAAGGTTTCAAATTTTTAAAGATGCAAGGGTTGGTCTCACAAGTTTTAACTAAGGAAAATTATATAAACGGTAGAAGTGGTATTGGACATGTTAGATATTCGACGTTTGGAGAAAATAGTGAAATTCAACCCCTTATGGGTTTAACTTCAAAAGGCAAATTTGCAATTGCACACAACGGGAATATTCCTGATGCAAAGATTAGGATGAAATCGCTTGTCGAAAAAGGAGCAGTTTTTAACACAACAATTGATTCTGAAGTATTCCTCCATTATATTTCCCTTGCTCCTTATTCTGATCCAAAACTTTCCATTCAATGGTCTCTTTCAAGGATCCCTGGAGCTTATTCTATTGTGATATTAACTGACAGCATGCTTATAGCCGCAAGAGACAGCTATGGCTTTAGACCGCTATTTTATGGAAAATTTAAGGGTGGATTTGTTGTATCTTCCGAGGATTCTGCTCTAACGGCGTTGGGTGCAAAAGAAATAACGGAAATTGTACCAGGTGAGATGGTTATTTTTTCAGATATGGGTTTAGATAAGGTAAAGTTTGCAACAACAAAGATGCGTTTTTGTGCATTTGAATATATTTATTTTTCAAGACCAGATAGTAATTTTTACTATGGAAATGTACACAAAGCAAGGTTTAAAATGGGGGGAATTCTGTATCGTGAAAGTCAAATGACGGGAGATATTGTAATTCCAATACTTGATTCTGGTTTTTCAGGTGCGTTAGGATTTTCACTTGCCTCAAAAATTCCCATAGAACTTGGCCTTATGAGAAACAGATATCTAGGACGGAGCTTTATAATGCCCGAAAATAGGGAAGAAATTATTAAAAGAAAATTAATTCCCATTCCTCAAGTAGTAAAAAACAAGGAAGTTATTGTAATTGATGATTCAATTGTAAGGGGAACAACAATGAAGCAGATAGTAAAGATGTTAAGAGAAAGCGGTGCAAAGAAGGTAAAAGTTGGTATACATTCACCACCGGTAATAGGGCCTTGTCCATATGGTATTGACACCTCAAGGAAAAATGAGTTAATTGCCAATCAAAAAGAAATTGAGGAGATAATTAAGGAAATAAATGCAGATGAGCTTTATTATTTGTCTATAGATGGACTTAAAGAAGCTATTGGAGGAGATAAATTATGTCTAGGATGTCTAAATCTAAATTACCCA